The Phycisphaerae bacterium genome contains a region encoding:
- a CDS encoding phage Gp37/Gp68 family protein has translation MRQTKIEWTEATWNPVTGCSKISLGCQNCYAERMAKRLRAMGQPNYRHGFAVTCHSHMLEVPLHWRRPQMVFVNSMSDLFHADVPLDFVRRVFGTMLQTPHHRYQVLTKRSERLAELSDQLHWAQNIWVGVTVESSEYTFRIDHLRQVPANIRFLSIEPLLGDLGKLNLKGIHWVIVGGESGPGARPMDAAWVRSIRRQCGVQNVPFFFKQWGGPNKKKAGRILDGKTWDAMPSVCRCVSTSR, from the coding sequence ATGCGACAAACCAAGATTGAGTGGACAGAAGCAACCTGGAACCCTGTGACGGGTTGCAGCAAGATCAGCCTGGGCTGCCAGAACTGCTATGCAGAACGGATGGCAAAGCGCCTACGTGCGATGGGACAGCCGAACTACCGCCACGGGTTTGCCGTCACTTGTCATTCCCACATGCTGGAAGTGCCGCTGCACTGGCGGCGGCCCCAGATGGTGTTTGTGAACTCCATGAGCGACCTTTTTCATGCGGACGTTCCACTAGACTTCGTTCGGCGAGTTTTCGGTACGATGCTCCAGACGCCGCATCACCGATATCAAGTGCTGACCAAGCGCTCTGAGCGCCTAGCTGAGCTATCAGATCAGCTCCATTGGGCTCAGAATATCTGGGTAGGCGTCACGGTTGAATCGTCCGAGTACACCTTCCGGATAGACCACCTTCGGCAGGTACCTGCGAACATACGGTTCCTTTCGATTGAACCGCTACTAGGCGATCTGGGAAAGCTGAACTTGAAGGGCATCCATTGGGTGATCGTCGGCGGGGAGTCCGGCCCCGGCGCTAGGCCAATGGACGCGGCATGGGTGCGGAGCATACGACGACAATGTGGTGTGCAGAATGTTCCTTTCTTCTTCAAACAATGGGGCGGACCAAACAAGAAGAAGGCCGGTCGTATCCTTGACGGGAAGACATGGGATGCAATGCCCAGTGTGTGCAGATGTGTTTCGACCTCGCGGTGA
- the alr gene encoding alanine racemase, which translates to MNTDYLVAEIDLGALAHNCRVVRSLARPACRLCVPVKANAYGHGVEVVLPGLRAAKVDMLAVVSVREAAELRGLGWERPVLLMGTELGAYEGGGKGEIARWLVEHGISVTASSAGDLDALARAAERVGRPAAVHLMLDSGMSREGLHEPEVLELVALARGNEAIRIEGLYTHFATADDGDKSFANAQLQRFAAFVAALAERGIRVPIVHAANSPASIDLPESHFNMIRPGVSVYGCHSSPQMRCKPDLRQVLRLVSRLTLVKRIGEGCHVGYGCTFTAPRDMLIGLAPIGYADGYPRSLSNCGRMLVGDRPAPVIGRVSMDQTILDLSDLEREGVRPAVGQEVVIIDNRAGSPNTIEAICEQVGTIPQVVMTGLGRRVRRVRVNAEAVG; encoded by the coding sequence ATGAATACCGATTATCTGGTGGCCGAGATCGATCTGGGGGCGTTGGCGCACAACTGTCGGGTGGTGCGGTCGTTGGCGCGGCCGGCGTGCCGGCTGTGCGTTCCGGTGAAGGCGAACGCGTACGGGCACGGGGTGGAGGTGGTGCTTCCGGGATTGCGTGCGGCGAAGGTGGATATGCTGGCGGTGGTGTCGGTGCGTGAAGCGGCGGAGCTGCGCGGGCTTGGGTGGGAGCGTCCGGTTCTGCTGATGGGTACGGAGCTTGGCGCGTATGAGGGCGGCGGCAAGGGTGAGATCGCACGTTGGCTGGTGGAGCATGGGATCAGTGTGACGGCATCGAGCGCGGGCGATCTGGACGCGCTGGCGCGGGCGGCGGAGCGAGTCGGCAGGCCGGCGGCTGTGCATTTGATGCTGGACAGCGGGATGAGTCGCGAAGGTCTGCACGAGCCGGAGGTGTTGGAACTGGTCGCGTTGGCGCGTGGAAATGAGGCCATTCGGATCGAAGGGCTCTATACGCACTTTGCCACGGCGGACGACGGCGATAAGTCGTTCGCCAACGCGCAGCTTCAGCGGTTTGCGGCGTTCGTGGCGGCGCTGGCGGAGCGCGGCATTCGCGTGCCGATCGTTCACGCGGCCAATTCGCCGGCGTCGATCGATTTGCCGGAGTCGCATTTCAATATGATCCGGCCGGGCGTTTCGGTGTACGGCTGTCACTCGAGTCCGCAGATGCGATGCAAGCCGGACCTTCGGCAGGTGTTGCGGCTGGTGAGCCGGTTGACGCTGGTCAAGCGGATCGGCGAGGGCTGTCACGTCGGCTACGGCTGCACGTTTACCGCTCCGCGCGACATGCTGATCGGGCTGGCGCCGATCGGGTATGCGGATGGCTATCCGCGGTCGCTTTCGAATTGCGGGCGGATGCTGGTGGGTGATCGGCCGGCGCCGGTGATCGGGCGGGTGAGCATGGATCAGACGATTCTCGATCTTTCGGATTTGGAGCGCGAAGGGGTGCGTCCGGCGGTGGGACAGGAAGTGGTGATTATCGACAATCGGGCCGGTTCGCCGAATACGATTGAGGCGATTTGCGAACAGGTCGGTACGATTCCGCAGGTGGTCATGACGGGTTTGGGTCGGCGGGTGAGGCGCGTGCGGGTTAATGCAGAGGCGGTTGGGTAA